In the genome of Chroococcidiopsis sp. TS-821, the window CGCCAAGTTTTGCAAGCCTTAAATCGCAGCGTACCCAAACAACCTGCACCACAAGTACCGCCAACAATCGTGACAAAGCCTCCAGTCACAAATGCTGCTTCTGCAACGTCGTCGTGGCAATTACAACCTGCGAGTGCAAGTTATTATGCGCGCAGTCACAGCTTGAGTGTAGGGAAAGTTTTTGGCATCGGATTGTTGTTGATGGCAACAGCAGGCTTAAGTTGGTGGGGAACAAGATTGTGGTTGCATTCGCGCATGGCGAGTATGCCAGAAGTAATACCAACTATTTCCCCCATAGCCGCACCAACACCTACACCGCAATATTCCACAGTCGAACAAAATCGCAAAAATCAATTACGCGATCGCCGCCAACAACTGGGAATTAATGACAGCTTTTACAATGCTTTAGTCAATCAGTTATTTTGGGAAGAACGCCCTGAACAGCGCGGTAAAACCCTCAGTAGTAGCCCTGCAGATGCAGCGTTACGCAGCGAGTGGGATAGTATTGCCGCAGAAGTCCTCAATAAACTGCAAGCATTAAGCCCAGAAGCCCGCCAACAATTAGGAAAATATCGGGCTGCGGATCGCGATCGCTGGAAAGTTTCTGTCAACAAGCTAAACCTCAGCAGTCGTACTTTGTATGACTTGACAGATGCTACCTTTTTTCACTTGTTTCCACAATACAAAGGTCAGAACTTTATTAACCAGCCGATTGGTCAAGTATGGCACGGGATTGCAACTGATAAAGTACAACGCCTAGTCTCAGGTAGTGGTTATGAAAAGATCGCGTTTACCCAAGAAAACACAATTCAACAAGTTCGCGGAAATTTACAACCAGGTGAAGGTAAGGCTTATATCGCACAGTTAACGAAAGATCAGCTGATGCAACTCAACCTTGAAGCCGAGCCCCGTGTTTTAATTTCAGCGTACTCTCCTACCGGTAGTACAGTTTTGCTCGAAGATTCAAGCGATCGCACTTGGTCTGGTAAATTACCAGAAACAGGTTACTACGAGTTTGTTGTGGTTTCGACTGCGTCAGCACCAGTTGATTATCTACTTCAAATTATCGCTGATTAGCAAGGAAGCTTCAGGAGCCAGTGCGGTGCAAAGGTGTCCGTGCGTGAGAGCAACTGGCGCGGGCAAAGGGGGTAGCAGAGGCGAATTGTCTTCTATACTTATCACTCAAAACTAGTTACTAGTCACTCTCTTCACCCCTCGCCCTTAAACTACTCGTTACCAGTTACTTTAGTGACTGCTTCTTTCGCGCCTTCTAAGGCTTTTTCCACAATGCCTTCGCTTTGTCCAGCGTTTTTAACATTTTCTTCATAAACTTTTTCTGGATCTTCTGCTGCTTGGATTTGTTCTTCGTAAGCTTGTTCGCGCGTACTTACAGCTTCTGGCGTACTTCGATCCATTGTTTCCTGTTGCATCATAGGCTCATTAGCAGCCATACTCGGCTGAGTTGCAAAAACCAGCAGACACGACACACTCATCAAACTCACTAACCCTACGATGACTAGGCTCTGACGCAATGCTTGCTTCAACACAGCAAAAATCCGTTGCATATAAACTTTTCCTCACTTTTTTATGATGCTTGTAAAAATGACTGGCACACTTTATAAATCCCAAGCTGAATTGCATCCTACGTGGCAGCATTATCCTGTGCCTTCTACCTGGAGGGAGAATTAGAGCAGAGGAGCAGAGGGAGCTGAAAAGATAGAGGGATAAGGAGACGCGAGGACGCGGGGAAATTTAGTTACAGTTAATCACTCCTAACTCCCACTAACTAGCAGTCACCAACCACTCATCCTTCACCCCTCGTCGTCCCTCACTCCTACTTACGCTTCATCCAAAGCAGCAATACCAGGAAGTTCTTTGCCTTCAAGTAACTCTAAGCTAGCCCCGCCACCCGTCGAAATATGGCTCATTTGATCGGCAACACCTACTTTCTCAACAGCTGCAACCGAGTCACCACCACCGATAATTGTCGTAACACCTTGCTTGGTGAGATCGGCAAGTGTCCGCGCGATCGCTTCGGTTCCTACAGCGAACTTATCAAACTCAAAGACGCCCATTGGACCATTCCAAATGACTGTTTTGCAATCAGCAAGCGCGTTTTGGAACATCTCGATTGAGTCAGGTCCAATATCTAATCCCATACCATCGTCAGGGATGTTTTCAACACTTACAGTTTGCGCGTTCGCATCTGCTGCAAATTTATCAGCAACAACAACATCAGTAGGCAATAGCATTTGCACGCCGCGTTCTTTTGCCTTAGCTTCTAAAGATTTAGCAAGTTCTAGCTTGTCGTCTTCTACTAATGATTTACCGACATTCAATCCACGTGCTTTGTAGAAGGTGAAAATCATCCCACCACCCAAAATCAGCTTGTCGCACTTTTCTAACAGGGTCTCAATTACACCAATTTTGCTAGAAACTTTAGAACCACCAATAATCGCTGCTAAAGGACGTTCGGGATTTTCAATCGCACTTTGTAGGTACTGCAACTCTTTTTCAATCAAGTATCCAGCAACACAAGGGCTAAGATAGTGCGTCACGCCTTCGGTCGAAGCATGAGCGCGGTGGGCTGTACCAAACGCATCATTGACATACACATCCGCATTGGCTGCTAGCTGTTTGGCAAATTCAGGGTCGTTTTTCTCCTCTTCTTTGTGGAAGCGAACATTTTCGAGCAACAGTACCTGACCATTTTGCATTCCTGATACTTTACTCGCAACTTCGTCACCGATGCAGTCATCGCATTTGATGACTTCTTGACCGAGTAATTCCGAAAGACGTTTAGCAACAGGAGTCAGACGCAGCTTGTCATCAACACCTTTGGGACGTCCAAAATGGCTAGCTAAAATGACCTTAGCGCCTTTTTGCATCAAATCTTGAATTGTCGGCAGTGCTGCCCGAATTCGAGTATCATCAGTGATATTTCCTTGGTCATCCAACGGAACATTAAAGTCCACCCGCACTAATGCACGCTTACCTGATAAGTCTGAAGCTGATAAATTTGCTAAAGTTTTTTTGGACATAATTGACAAGTTCCTCCTGACTGGATTCTTAATTAATTATTAAGCGCCGTCCACATTTTACCGGAGTCGGGGTATCAACGATGCCTGCAATGTTTAAGACTGTTTTATTTCCGATCGATCAAAGTCGAGATGCTAGAGAAGCGGCTGAAGTTGTTGCTGATGTCGTGAAAAAGTATGATAGTCGCTTGGTACTGCTATCAGTCGTCGAATCTGCGGATTCAGAAAACGAACCTGGGGCTGACATGATGGCGTCACCTGATGCTGTAGCACAGCTGCTTAAGAATGCACAATCACTTTTTCTAGAACAGGGTATCCAAGCTGAAACAATCGAACGCGAGGGTAAGCCGGCGTTTGTTATCTGTGATGTAGCGGATGAAATTGAGGCAAATTTAATTATTATGGGTTGTCGAGGACTAGGACTAACTGAAGAAGGTGTCAGTGACAGCGTGACTAATCGCGTGATCAATCTTTCTCCCTGTCCTGTATTGATTGTGCCTTAAAAGCGATTAGCGGTTAGCAATTAGCTATTAGCACTTTATTTCTCTAGATGTAATTTATTTTGACAAACTTTAGACAGTAAAAAGTATGGGAAACACGCGCTCTTACGCTAGCAGTTTACTAAGCGCCGCGAACCTTCGCTAAAGAGGATATTGTACGAATTGACAAGCCAAATGTGTCGAGCTTGCGTTTCAATTCCTGCTAATATTGCGGAAGGATGTGGTAGCAAAGGAAAAGCAGAATTAGCTCGCTTCTTGCAAATCTCTGTGGGATCAGCTAGTGAGCTAGAGTCCTACCTACTTCTGGTTAGAGATCTTCAATTACTAAAAAGCCCTAAATGAATTAAAGCAAATTGTGAAATTCATTCATCTAAAGGCTTATTGTCTAGTAATTGCTAATGGCTAACAGCTAACCGCTAATCGCTAAAAATGACAACTCCCGCTATTCAATGGTATCCAGGTCACATTGCCAAAGCTGAAAAAGCACTTAGAGAACAGCTCAAGCTTGTCGATGTCGTGCTGGAAGTTCGTGATGCGCGAATTCCTCTAGCAACGCATCACCCGCAAGTTAAAGAGTGGGTAGGAAGTAAAATGCGGGTTTTGGTCTTGAATCGCGTTGACATGATTCAACCACAAGCACAGCGAATGTGGACGCAGTGGTTTAGAGACCAAGGAGAAGAACCGTACTTCACAAATGCGCAAAAAGGCGAAGGTGTCATTGCCATAGCGAAAGCCGCACAAGCTGCGGGGGTAGCAGTGAACCAAAAAAGACGCGATCGCGGAATGTTACCGCGCCCTGTACGGGCGGTTGTCATTGGTTTTCCAAATGTTGGTAAATCAGCACTCATCAATCGGTTATTGAGGCGCAAAGTTGTCGAAAGCGCGGCGCGTCCTGGTGTCACGCGACAGTTACGCTGGGTACGGATTTCGGATCAACTAGAATTATTAGATGCTCCTGGGGTGATTCCCGCCAAGTTGAACGACCAACAAGCTGCTTTTAAATTAGCGATTTGCGATGATATTGGCGATGCATCGTATGACAATCAACGCGTTGCTGCTGCTTTAGTCGATCTACTCAAGTTTTTGACTGCTACCGCCCCCGAATTATTACCAGAAGATCCTCTACAGCAGCGCTACAAAATCGATCCAGCCTTGTTTACTGGTGAAGCTTATATTTACACGTTGGCACATCAACGCTATCAAGGTGATGTCGAGCGCACAGCAAGATCGCTATTGACAGATTTTCGTAAAGGTGCCTTAGGGAGAATTTGTTTAGAGTTGCCTCCAGACTAGAACTTTCGGCTATAAGATTTCCGACAATACATGTCTAACACAAATACATTAAGCAGTTTATTAAACAGCGCCAACTTCTCTGGCACAATTTAATACTAGACCCACGTTCCGCTTTAGATGGCTGCGCTGCAATCAAACTCAGCATTCGCAACCGAACAGGCTCGCTTAATATAGCAATATGGCTTACGTTTTTGTAGCAGTAACTGCACTAAAAAACAAACGTAGAAAATAATATAACTTACTTATATTCAAATAAATTTCGGTCTTATTTCCTAGATAAGACCGAAACCTAAAAATTACCCTAATTTCATAGAACCTGTTTCCAAAGCCAATGTATTCATTGTTAGGTACTCGATTTAGTATTTCCTAACCATACATTCACTCATATCTCAATTTAGTTCAATTGAATGAAATTTAAGTGAGAATTGCATGAGAAGATTCTTATGCAAACTGCAGGTGCAACGTCACTTTCTATTCA includes:
- a CDS encoding serine/threonine-protein kinase translates to MMYCSKGHENPDRSRYCLECGEKLVEASNTQPGIIGDRYRIIRQLGQGGFGRTYLAEDINRFNELCVLKEFAPQVQGTYALQKGQQLFQREAGTLYKLQHPQIPKFRELFQASLEGKKHLLLVQDYVAGASYRQLLNTRKQQGLQFNETEVTQLLQQLLPVLDYIHSLGVIHRDISPENIILRDADYLPVLIDFGGVKQVAASIVSQFSPADPHATVLPVTRVGKIGYAPPEQIFSGVVSFQSDLYALAATALVLLTGKEPQDLIDEQTLEWNWRREINLSPQLGNILDKMLVPRASDRYPSARQVLQALNRSVPKQPAPQVPPTIVTKPPVTNAASATSSWQLQPASASYYARSHSLSVGKVFGIGLLLMATAGLSWWGTRLWLHSRMASMPEVIPTISPIAAPTPTPQYSTVEQNRKNQLRDRRQQLGINDSFYNALVNQLFWEERPEQRGKTLSSSPADAALRSEWDSIAAEVLNKLQALSPEARQQLGKYRAADRDRWKVSVNKLNLSSRTLYDLTDATFFHLFPQYKGQNFINQPIGQVWHGIATDKVQRLVSGSGYEKIAFTQENTIQQVRGNLQPGEGKAYIAQLTKDQLMQLNLEAEPRVLISAYSPTGSTVLLEDSSDRTWSGKLPETGYYEFVVVSTASAPVDYLLQIIAD
- the pgk gene encoding phosphoglycerate kinase — protein: MSKKTLANLSASDLSGKRALVRVDFNVPLDDQGNITDDTRIRAALPTIQDLMQKGAKVILASHFGRPKGVDDKLRLTPVAKRLSELLGQEVIKCDDCIGDEVASKVSGMQNGQVLLLENVRFHKEEEKNDPEFAKQLAANADVYVNDAFGTAHRAHASTEGVTHYLSPCVAGYLIEKELQYLQSAIENPERPLAAIIGGSKVSSKIGVIETLLEKCDKLILGGGMIFTFYKARGLNVGKSLVEDDKLELAKSLEAKAKERGVQMLLPTDVVVADKFAADANAQTVSVENIPDDGMGLDIGPDSIEMFQNALADCKTVIWNGPMGVFEFDKFAVGTEAIARTLADLTKQGVTTIIGGGDSVAAVEKVGVADQMSHISTGGGASLELLEGKELPGIAALDEA
- a CDS encoding universal stress protein, encoding MFKTVLFPIDQSRDAREAAEVVADVVKKYDSRLVLLSVVESADSENEPGADMMASPDAVAQLLKNAQSLFLEQGIQAETIEREGKPAFVICDVADEIEANLIIMGCRGLGLTEEGVSDSVTNRVINLSPCPVLIVP
- a CDS encoding four helix bundle protein, with the protein product MCRACVSIPANIAEGCGSKGKAELARFLQISVGSASELESYLLLVRDLQLLKSPK
- the ylqF gene encoding ribosome biogenesis GTPase YlqF; the encoded protein is MTTPAIQWYPGHIAKAEKALREQLKLVDVVLEVRDARIPLATHHPQVKEWVGSKMRVLVLNRVDMIQPQAQRMWTQWFRDQGEEPYFTNAQKGEGVIAIAKAAQAAGVAVNQKRRDRGMLPRPVRAVVIGFPNVGKSALINRLLRRKVVESAARPGVTRQLRWVRISDQLELLDAPGVIPAKLNDQQAAFKLAICDDIGDASYDNQRVAAALVDLLKFLTATAPELLPEDPLQQRYKIDPALFTGEAYIYTLAHQRYQGDVERTARSLLTDFRKGALGRICLELPPD